The Anoxybacillus amylolyticus DNA segment TCGACTATTTTACCATTCATGCAGGTGTCTTGCTTCGTTATATTCCGTTGACGGTTAATCGGACGACCGGCATCGTTTCGCGTGGTGGCTCGATTATGGCGCAATGGTGTTTAGCACATCACGAAGAAAACTTCCTATACACGCATTTTGAAGAAATTTGCGAGATTTTAAAAGCCTATGACATCGCTGTTTCATTAGGGGATGGATTGCGACCTGGCTCGATTGCCGATGCAAACGATGAAGCGCAGTTTGCGGAATTAGAAACGCTCGGAGAATTGACGAAAATTGCATGGAAGCACGATGTGCAAGTGATGATTGAAGGTCCTGGTCATGTGCCGATGCACAAAATTAAAGAAAATGTTGACAAACAAATCGACATTTGCCAAGGGGCACCGTTCTATACGTTAGGCCCGCTCACGACCGATATTGCGCCAGGATACGATCATATTACATCGGCAATCGGTGCCGCGATGATCGGTTGGTTTGGAACATCGATGCTTTGTTACGTTACACCGAAAGAACATTTAGGACTGCCGAATAAAGAAGACGTGCGACAAGGGGTTATTGCGTATAAAATTGCTGCCCATGCCGCCGATTTAGCAAAAGGGCATCCAGGGGCGCAATTGCGCGATGATGCATTGTCGAAAGCGCGTTTTGAATTCCGCTGGCACGATCAATTTAATCTCTCTCTTGACCCAGAACGAGCGCGGGAATACCATGATGAAACGCTGCCTGCTGAAGGAGCAAAAATCGCTCACTTTTGTTCCATGTGCGGGCCGAAGTTTTGCTCCATGAAAATTTCCCACGAGTTGCAAAAGGCGGTTAAAGAAGAAGGGATGAAACAAAAAGCGAAGGAGTTTGTCGACAATGGCTCAGCCCTTTACCAATGAAACCGTTGCTGCGTTAAAAGAAGAAATCAGTCATCTAAAAGCCCGAATCGCACAATTAGAGCAACAACTCGCAGACATTCAAGCAAAATGCCAGCATATCTTTTCTGAAACGCCCATCATGCGCAAATGTGTGAAATGTGGGTATACGGAAAGCATGTACTACTAAACTGCTTAAAAAAGAGGACGCCTTTGTTGGCTCCTCTTTTCTATGAAAATAACCAATCGATGAGCATGTATTTTCTCACTTGGATGGGGAGCAACACTTGCTCATCGACGTTTTCTATGAAAACCCCCATCCGATAAAATGTCTATTTTCGTCTTGGGACGGCGAGTAATATTTGCTCACGGACTTATCGCTTCTTTTGTGCGAGAACAGAACGAACCGCCTGCTCAATTTCATGGTAGCTTGTGCAGCGACAAATGTTGGATTCCAGCCATTTTCGGATCGTTTCCTCGTCTGCGTCTGGCTTTTGTGTTGTTAAAGCGTAAGCGTTCATCACAAATCCTGGCGTACAATAGCCGCACTGAAACGCAAACTGCTCGACGAAAGCGCGCTGAATGGCAGTATCATGCAGCCCTTCAATCGTTGTAATCGCTTGCCCAACCGTTTCTATCGCTAACATCATGCATGATTTTATTGGCGTATCGTTCACAAGGACCGTACACGCACCACAATCTCCGTTTAAACAACCAGGCTTTGCACCGGTTAACCCTAAATGGCGAAGCACGATTAATAACGTATCTGCTTGGCGAATGACCGCCGATCGTTGCTCACCGTTAATATGCAAAATGACTTCGTATTTCATGAACATTCCCCTTCTAGCTCGGTAATGACGTCCAAAAGCGCATGCCGTAGCACAAACAAACGGTATTTTGCCGACCCTTCGATATCATCAAGCACCGGAAATGGAAGTGCTTCGATCGCACTAGCGATGCGAACATCAAGAGGTATCTTTCTGTTTAGCTGATCTTCTATTTCCAACGAGCGAAACGGAAACGGACAGACGCCGCTAAAGGCAACGCGAAGCTTCCCGTCCTTTTTCAATGCAGCGACCGTTACGAGTGGATACCCAGTATTTCCTTGTTGCCGCCGCTTTGTATGAGCGTATGGTAGTTTGCTGTATGTGGCATCGACTTTTACTTGAACGAGAAATTCAGAGGGAGAAAGGCGCATGTATTGCTGGAACACCTCATGAATTGACCGTTCATTTATTCCTTCTTTTCCAGCGATGACAACTCGACTATCGGCAAGCAAGATAGGAAGGACGGTTTCACGGTAAAAAATCTGTCCACAAATATTGCCGCCAAGTGTAATTTGGTTGCGCGCGGTTCGATCTGCAACTTCCCGCGCGGCTTTTGTCAATAGCGGAAACAAATTTGCTTCTTCAATTGCAGTAAGCGAAACGGCTGCGCCGAACGTCAACTCATCCGCTGCTATGGAAAGCGTGCGGCATTCAGGAAGGTGTTTAACGTCAATGACCGCATCGGCAAATGTCCTCCATAGGCGTGCTAACGTAATAAACTCGGTGCCGCCGCCGTAATAAAGAGGGCGCTTTCCATCGGCTTCGAGGGAAGAAAATAGTTGTACTGCATCTTCAATCGTAGACGGGCGATAGTATGCGATATCAAACGGAATCATCAAACCACCCTTCCTTTATCCGCCAAATCAGCTCTGGAAGAAGCGGTAGTTGGTTAAGCGGAACTTCAGCGGCGGTTGATAAGGCGTTCGCTAAGGCAGCTGGCATCCCAATTAATCCATGTTCCCCGACACCGCGAGAGCCATATGGCGCATCAATTTGTGGGGTATAGACGAAATCAGCGATGTACTCTGGATGTTCGCCAAATCGAAGCGGGCGGTACGTTCGAAATTGCGCGTTTAGCACTCGTTCAAATCGGTCAAACAAAAACGTTTCCCTGCTAGCAAAACTTAATCCCATGCTCATTGCTCCCATCACTTGCCCAAGCGCAGCTTTTTCATTCAGCACTTTTCCAATATCAATAACCGAAACAGCTTTTATAATGCGATACGTATAGTCACGTTTATCGAACTCTACTTCGACGGCATGCGCACATACCGTCCATTCTGGACCAGGTTTTCCTTCGCCTGTTTCTTTGTCAAGCGGGGTTAAGTGGCGTAAAATATAATGCCCATGCCCAATAATTTGTCCCCCAATGGCGTTTCCGTTCGGGTATTTGTAGCCGTAGGCGATTTCTTTTATCGGTATATAAACGCTTGGATTGTCGCGTAAAAAGACGTTTCCGTAGCCGACTTCTAAATCTTCGCTAGAAACGCGGAGAACGCAAGCAGCGATGGCTTTCAGCTGATGAATGACGTCGTCCGCTGCGGATAAGACAGCGCGGCCAGCCATAAACGTGCCACGGCTTGCGACCGTTTTCCAATGCTCTGGTGTCGTTTGCGTATCAATGTCCATTTTGACATGAATATCGTTAATGTCCATTTTTAATTTTTCGGCAAGGATTTGCGCTAAGACGGTTTTTGTCCCTGTTCCGATTTCGACAACGCCAGTAATAAGGTTTACGCTTCCGTCAGTGTTAAAAGTAATGATGGCGCCCGAGCTAGCGTCTGTGTCAATGGTAGACGTTTTCCAGCTGCAGCTAACACCTTTAGCTCGTACGAGGCGGGAGTTGATCTCGATACGTTGCCAGTCGTCCCATTCGATTAGTTCATGTACTCGAGCGATACAAGCAGGTAAGTTGCCGACATTGCTTTTATTGAGCACGACTTGCGTCGGAGTAGTATCGCCAGGAAGAATGGCATTTCTTTGGCGAATCGCTAATTTGTCCATTTGTAATTTTTCCGCTAGCAAATCGATTGTCCTCTCAACGGCAAATGCTTGTTCACAATGGCCGAAGCTGCGAAACGGAGAAGCGTACGGATGATTGGTATAGACGCATAACGAGTCGCACCATACGTTGTCAATGCGATATGGACCAGTGCAATCCGCAGCCGCTGCTCGGGTCACATCAATCGCCTTGTCGGAGTATGCCCCACCGTCAAATAAAAATAATATTTCGGCTGCTGTTATTTTTCCATCTTTCGTCGCACCTAGTTTGACCGTTGCTTCCATCCCGATATGAACAGGCGAAGTGACCATGTCTT contains these protein-coding regions:
- the thiC gene encoding phosphomethylpyrimidine synthase ThiC — encoded protein: MQNVLSSMPFPASKKVYVEGSRPDIRVPMREITLGPTRTETGTFENAPVRVYDTSGPYTDPQFQPDIHKGLPELRKRWILERGDVEEYEGRPVKPEDNGLRSGKQPEIVPPFARKPLRAKKGQVVTQMHYAKKGIITPEMEFVALREQIDPEIVRQEVAAGRAIIPSNINHPESEPMIIGSRFHVKINANIGNSAVTSSIEEEVEKMLWAVRWGADTIMDLSTGKNIHATREFIIRNSPVPVGTVPIYQALEKVNGVVEDLTWEIYRDTLIEQAEQGVDYFTIHAGVLLRYIPLTVNRTTGIVSRGGSIMAQWCLAHHEENFLYTHFEEICEILKAYDIAVSLGDGLRPGSIADANDEAQFAELETLGELTKIAWKHDVQVMIEGPGHVPMHKIKENVDKQIDICQGAPFYTLGPLTTDIAPGYDHITSAIGAAMIGWFGTSMLCYVTPKEHLGLPNKEDVRQGVIAYKIAAHAADLAKGHPGAQLRDDALSKARFEFRWHDQFNLSLDPERAREYHDETLPAEGAKIAHFCSMCGPKFCSMKISHELQKAVKEEGMKQKAKEFVDNGSALYQ
- a CDS encoding coiled-coil domain-containing protein, which codes for MAQPFTNETVAALKEEISHLKARIAQLEQQLADIQAKCQHIFSETPIMRKCVKCGYTESMYY
- a CDS encoding (2Fe-2S)-binding protein is translated as MKYEVILHINGEQRSAVIRQADTLLIVLRHLGLTGAKPGCLNGDCGACTVLVNDTPIKSCMMLAIETVGQAITTIEGLHDTAIQRAFVEQFAFQCGYCTPGFVMNAYALTTQKPDADEETIRKWLESNICRCTSYHEIEQAVRSVLAQKKR
- a CDS encoding FAD binding domain-containing protein, whose protein sequence is MIPFDIAYYRPSTIEDAVQLFSSLEADGKRPLYYGGGTEFITLARLWRTFADAVIDVKHLPECRTLSIAADELTFGAAVSLTAIEEANLFPLLTKAAREVADRTARNQITLGGNICGQIFYRETVLPILLADSRVVIAGKEGINERSIHEVFQQYMRLSPSEFLVQVKVDATYSKLPYAHTKRRQQGNTGYPLVTVAALKKDGKLRVAFSGVCPFPFRSLEIEDQLNRKIPLDVRIASAIEALPFPVLDDIEGSAKYRLFVLRHALLDVITELEGECS
- a CDS encoding xanthine dehydrogenase family protein molybdopterin-binding subunit, coding for MIGKSVIRKEAWEKVTGKAKYTLDIVSDGTLHAKLVTSPYAHARILEIRTEKAYTIPGVRAILTGEGLPLTGEDLRDRPPIAWEKVRYHGEVVAVVVADTLVQAEQAAQHLSITYEPLRVVGSPKEALNEGAPLLHEHLATYQKEKYTYPEPGTNIAHRTKIRKGSMEKGWAESEVIVEASFSFSPSDHAAMETRCATAEIQADGTIVITASTQAPFMIKRLISEYFGEEVGKVVVHTPFVGGAYGGKAPVQLELLAYLAAKAVGGKKVSVWNTREQDMVTSPVHIGMEATVKLGATKDGKITAAEILFLFDGGAYSDKAIDVTRAAAADCTGPYRIDNVWCDSLCVYTNHPYASPFRSFGHCEQAFAVERTIDLLAEKLQMDKLAIRQRNAILPGDTTPTQVVLNKSNVGNLPACIARVHELIEWDDWQRIEINSRLVRAKGVSCSWKTSTIDTDASSGAIITFNTDGSVNLITGVVEIGTGTKTVLAQILAEKLKMDINDIHVKMDIDTQTTPEHWKTVASRGTFMAGRAVLSAADDVIHQLKAIAACVLRVSSEDLEVGYGNVFLRDNPSVYIPIKEIAYGYKYPNGNAIGGQIIGHGHYILRHLTPLDKETGEGKPGPEWTVCAHAVEVEFDKRDYTYRIIKAVSVIDIGKVLNEKAALGQVMGAMSMGLSFASRETFLFDRFERVLNAQFRTYRPLRFGEHPEYIADFVYTPQIDAPYGSRGVGEHGLIGMPAALANALSTAAEVPLNQLPLLPELIWRIKEGWFDDSV